The following is a genomic window from Rhodospirillaceae bacterium.
TTGACAAGCATAAGAGACTTGCCCGCTGGACTTGGCCTGTTTGGATATTCGTTACAACATCGGGAATAGCAGTGTACGCTATTCTATACCACGTTTACCCTGCACCTATGTGAGCGCCGAGGCATTACCCCAGATGGACTTTCACCTTCCACCGCGTCCTGAACACGGGATCGAGACCCCAGAGTCTCCCTTAGACGGCCACTTCGCTGGCCGGCTTTCTCAAGATATGCTCTGGGAGCTTAGAGGTTGGGTTGTCTTGCCAGTAGCGGCGCTGGCTATTGCTGGCTTAATGGCCATTTTAGTAGCTTTGCTCCGGGTGCCCGGCGCTGAGGCTGTTTTGCCATGGACCACACAAACATTTTTTGAAAAAGGACTAATTGCGCACGTTACGTTCGCTTTTGTGATCTGGTACATGGGTATTCAAGGTGCGTTGACTGTTCTTGCGTCGGCGTCGGTCGGGACGGTGAGCAGTGGGGCTTCCATTGTGGGAAAAGCCGGACTGGCTGCCGCAGGGCTTAGCTTTGTTCTTATACTTGCGCCAGTGCTGCTGAATTTGGGCGAGCCGTCCACCAACAATTATGTGCCAGTTCTGATTCATCCGGTCTTTTTTGCCGGTCTTGCGCTGTTGGCTCTGGGGCTTACGTTGCCGATCTTAAGGCTGCTGACTCAGGTTGCGGGGCAGCGATCTTGCGAGCCTGTGGTGTTTGCAATAGCGGCGTCCGGCGTCATTTTTCTCATCGCGCTGGTCTGTCTGGCAGCAGCCTGGGTGACAATGCCCGATGGCATGCTTGCGACTGATGCGGCAGAGCGGGCCTTTTGGGGGATGGGGCATGTAACCCAGTTCGCAAATACGCTTCTCCTGATGGCGGGCTTTTATTTATTGAGCCGAATGTCACTCGGTGAAACCCCAGTCTCTGATCGTCTCTTCAAATTCATGGCCGCGCTTATGGTTACAGGTGCTGCAATAGGGCCACTGTTTTATGTGAGTTTTCCCGCTGATGACGCCTTGCAGGTCAATGCATTTACGGACCTTTATTGGTATGTTTTGCCGGTGCCTTCAAGTGTTGTGTTGTTGGGAGTGGTTTTCTTGTTTTTAAGGCGGGCTAGATCCATCAAAGAACAGACGCCCGAGATCATTGGCCTCTGGGTGGCACTTATTTTGTTTGGTTTTGGCGGTGTAATCGGATTCTTCGAGAGTTCTGTAGATACGCGCACTCCGGCGCATTATCACGCGATGCTGATTGGTGTGACACTGGTCTTTATGTGTCTTTACTTCGCTCTTTTCATACCGTTGTTGAATCGACCTGTGCCCCAACGCAAATGGCGGATTGCATCATATGTATTGCTGGGGACAGGGCAATTTTTCCACTCCTTGGGCCTGTTCTCGGCTGGCTTGGACGGTGTGGCCAGAAAAGTCGCTGGCGGCGAACAAGGTTTAGATAGCGCCACGAAGCTATCTTCTATGGCCTTGATGGGGCTGGGGGGATTGATTGCAGTCATCGGTGGCGTGATTTTCGTTGTATTGGCCATACGCTGTCTGACCAAAAAACACAGACTCGACGACGTGAATGTGTCAGAACAAGCAACCGATCCGGCATGAAACTCTGCTGATCTAGTGAAAATCAAGATTTCGGAACCGTAAAATGACATTCGCGCGCTACATTGAGTTATTGAAGCTGCGTATCGGAGTGCTTCTCGCGATCACCGCAATGGCGGGATACTTTGCTGTTGCTGAGACCGTTCAGTGGGGTCCGTTAATTGCAATGGTCGTGGCGATGATGCTGTGTTCGTCGGGCTCTTCTGTCTTCAATCATTTTTATGACCGCGATATCGACCAAAAGATGGACCGCACCCGTAATCGCCCACTGGCCTCTGGTGCAATGGGAGATCCTACACTTGCCCTATGGCTTGCAGGTGGCTTGCTTATTGCGGGCTGTGCCTTGGCCCTAGTCGCGTTGAACTGGATTGTCGCAGTCCATTTAGCTCTGGGCGCTTTTGTGTACATGGTTGTCTACACTGTGTGGCTTAAACGCCGGCACTGGATGAACATTGTCATCGGCGGTGCGGCTGGAAGTTTTCCAGTTCTGGCTGGTGCTGCTGCGGCTGATCCTAGCGCCTTCACTTTGCCGATGCTGATGGCGATTACTTTGTTTTTGTGGACACCTTCTCACTTTTGGGCGTTGGCGATGATGATCAAAGATGATTATGCAAAGGCAGGCGTGCCGATGCTGCCGGTGCTTGTCGGCGATGCGAAATGTGCAAAGTATATGATGGTCAACACCGTCTTTCTCGTTGTTTCGGCAGCGTTGCCAGTCGCGTTCGGCGAGCTCGGGCTAATATATCTCGCAATCAGCACCGTCTTGGGGCTTCGGTTCCTCTGGCTAAATTGGAAACTCGTTCTGGAACCAACCAAGGCCTTGGCGCGGAAGACATTCTTCTTTTCGATGCTTTATTTGGTTGTGGTGTTTGTGGCGATCGTTTTGGATCGTAACGTGTCTTTCTAAGATCAAAATTCGTTCAGCCGCCGAATACCACCGCTGGAATACACGCTTTTGTCTACTTAATTTGAGATAGCGTAAACACGATCTAATTATTCCCAAATTATGCAAGGAGATACCCAATGCGCGTTCTTACGGCTACAGCCCTTACCTTAGCGCTTAGCGCCACGGCTCCGGCAGCGGCGCTAGAAACCATCTGTGATGGGCATGAGGACAATTTGAATACCTACCTTGAGATGACCGATATTCTTTTTAATCAACGCCAAGGTGAACGCGCCAGCGAATACTATGCGGACGAATTTATCAGTCATAATAGTGATGCAGGTGGCTTAGGCACGGCTGTGCGTACACCTGATCATATGACCCGTATTTGGGAACATTCAAAAAAGAACTCTCCGGATCGTCAGTTGATCAATGAGCTTATCGTGTGCGCGGGGGATGTTGTTGTTGCACGCGTCACAATGAAGGGCACACGCGTCACCGGTGAGATGGAAGGCAACCCGCCAAATGGACGCCGCTATGAAACGACCGCCACGGATACGTACCGTTTCAAGGATGGCAAAGTTGTCGAGCGGTGGGGCAACAACGACAGTATTGCGATGATCCGCCAGCTTGGACTCAAAGTTGATTTGTCCATGACGCCATTGCCTGAAGAAGATTGATTAATAAAACGGTCGCTAAAAGCCAGCACCGGGTTGAGAGAGATAAACGTCCTCTTCCGCGGTGTTGGTTCGGCCAAGCAAGGCATTGCGATGTGGAAAACGCCCAAACCGGGCAATCACATCGTAGTGCTTTTTGGCCCAATAATACGGGCTATTTTTACCGGTCCCTTGCGGCATTTCTGCGGTTAATTCTAAG
Proteins encoded in this region:
- a CDS encoding cbb3-type cytochrome c oxidase subunit I — encoded protein: MDFHLPPRPEHGIETPESPLDGHFAGRLSQDMLWELRGWVVLPVAALAIAGLMAILVALLRVPGAEAVLPWTTQTFFEKGLIAHVTFAFVIWYMGIQGALTVLASASVGTVSSGASIVGKAGLAAAGLSFVLILAPVLLNLGEPSTNNYVPVLIHPVFFAGLALLALGLTLPILRLLTQVAGQRSCEPVVFAIAASGVIFLIALVCLAAAWVTMPDGMLATDAAERAFWGMGHVTQFANTLLLMAGFYLLSRMSLGETPVSDRLFKFMAALMVTGAAIGPLFYVSFPADDALQVNAFTDLYWYVLPVPSSVVLLGVVFLFLRRARSIKEQTPEIIGLWVALILFGFGGVIGFFESSVDTRTPAHYHAMLIGVTLVFMCLYFALFIPLLNRPVPQRKWRIASYVLLGTGQFFHSLGLFSAGLDGVARKVAGGEQGLDSATKLSSMALMGLGGLIAVIGGVIFVVLAIRCLTKKHRLDDVNVSEQATDPA
- the cyoE gene encoding heme o synthase, whose amino-acid sequence is MTFARYIELLKLRIGVLLAITAMAGYFAVAETVQWGPLIAMVVAMMLCSSGSSVFNHFYDRDIDQKMDRTRNRPLASGAMGDPTLALWLAGGLLIAGCALALVALNWIVAVHLALGAFVYMVVYTVWLKRRHWMNIVIGGAAGSFPVLAGAAAADPSAFTLPMLMAITLFLWTPSHFWALAMMIKDDYAKAGVPMLPVLVGDAKCAKYMMVNTVFLVVSAALPVAFGELGLIYLAISTVLGLRFLWLNWKLVLEPTKALARKTFFFSMLYLVVVFVAIVLDRNVSF
- a CDS encoding ester cyclase; the encoded protein is MRVLTATALTLALSATAPAAALETICDGHEDNLNTYLEMTDILFNQRQGERASEYYADEFISHNSDAGGLGTAVRTPDHMTRIWEHSKKNSPDRQLINELIVCAGDVVVARVTMKGTRVTGEMEGNPPNGRRYETTATDTYRFKDGKVVERWGNNDSIAMIRQLGLKVDLSMTPLPEED